The following coding sequences lie in one Candidatus Sysuiplasma acidicola genomic window:
- a CDS encoding CoA transferase, with amino-acid sequence MSSTSVETKPGPLEGIRVLDFTRAMSGPFCTMLLGDLGAEVTKVEPEKGDDTRAWAPPELNGMSTYFMSANRNKLSVALDLTKEKCTEIVKRLALQSDIVVENFRPGIAKKLGIDYGTLSAYNSRLIYCSISGFGQTGPYREKPGFDLTVLAVSGLMSLTGEEGRPPVKFGVPISDITAGLFASVAILSALFRRSETGRGQYIDMSMLDANMLTLTHQATSYFATGRNPARLGSAHASIAPYQVYATSDGFISVAVGSEKLWKEFCVAMDMKELLNDPQLLTNPQRVRNRKLLNSKLEPAFADMKTSEALSRLERAGIPAAPINSMSDIVSDPQVKARKMIGDVSHPVYGGMKSIGSPFALSETPGTVRLAPPLLGEHTIQTLRQLRFTEEEINELLREKAVFSR; translated from the coding sequence ATGTCCTCCACCTCAGTGGAAACAAAACCCGGCCCACTGGAAGGCATCAGAGTGCTTGATTTCACCAGGGCAATGTCCGGTCCTTTCTGCACAATGCTGCTCGGAGATCTCGGAGCTGAAGTCACCAAAGTTGAGCCGGAGAAGGGCGATGATACGAGAGCGTGGGCACCTCCGGAATTAAATGGAATGTCTACGTACTTCATGAGCGCGAACAGAAACAAGCTCAGCGTTGCGCTGGATCTGACGAAGGAGAAATGCACGGAGATAGTGAAGAGGCTTGCACTGCAATCGGACATAGTCGTGGAGAACTTCAGACCCGGCATAGCAAAAAAACTTGGCATCGACTATGGCACACTCTCTGCGTACAACAGCCGCCTGATTTACTGCAGCATATCTGGTTTCGGGCAAACAGGACCCTACAGGGAGAAACCGGGGTTCGACCTTACAGTGCTGGCCGTGTCAGGCCTCATGAGCCTTACAGGCGAAGAAGGAAGACCGCCTGTCAAGTTTGGCGTTCCAATCAGTGACATAACGGCTGGCCTCTTTGCATCGGTGGCGATACTTTCCGCGTTGTTCAGGAGATCTGAAACGGGCAGGGGGCAGTACATCGACATGTCAATGCTGGATGCGAACATGCTGACGCTCACCCATCAGGCAACCAGCTACTTTGCAACGGGCAGGAACCCCGCGCGCCTTGGCTCAGCGCATGCGAGCATAGCGCCGTATCAGGTATATGCCACATCGGACGGATTTATTTCGGTCGCCGTGGGCAGCGAGAAGCTTTGGAAGGAGTTCTGCGTGGCAATGGACATGAAAGAGCTGCTCAATGACCCTCAACTGCTTACGAATCCGCAACGTGTGAGGAACAGGAAGCTCCTCAACTCGAAGCTTGAGCCTGCATTCGCAGACATGAAAACTTCGGAGGCGTTGAGCAGGCTTGAGAGAGCCGGCATTCCGGCCGCTCCCATAAACAGCATGAGCGATATCGTCTCCGATCCGCAGGTAAAAGCAAGGAAGATGATAGGCGATGTCAGTCATCCGGTATACGGTGGCATGAAAAGCATCGGCTCGCCCTTTGCGCTCAGCGAGACACCGGGCACAGTGAGGCTTGCTCCGCCGCTGCTCGGCGAACATACGATTCAGACGCTGAGACAGCTGCGTTTCACCGAGGAGGAAATCAACGAATTGCTCAGAGAAAAGGCGGTTTTCTCCCGCTGA
- a CDS encoding SDR family oxidoreductase: MRSVIVSGVGDGIGAAVVRELHRTGHKVVVVSRGKTGAELASELSVAHIRCDLTDESQVSHMVEEAAGLLGSVDSLVHTAGGYFKKETIENVDSAFFTGALLNNALTFYNTVRSTVGYLRRSGHGSIVAVSAAPNVYLNGNVAYAAGKGSVHFMVKQLAAELLQDNITVNGVSPGFFNRGDGSFPDKGTRLLHKGRLPTENIAKTVSYLLDNPLITGQLIEVDGGHSTSIQSGL, encoded by the coding sequence ATGCGTTCGGTGATAGTAAGCGGCGTGGGTGACGGGATCGGTGCAGCAGTTGTCAGGGAACTGCACAGAACGGGCCACAAAGTGGTTGTTGTTTCACGAGGAAAAACCGGTGCGGAACTCGCATCGGAACTGTCTGTCGCGCATATACGTTGCGACCTTACAGATGAGTCGCAGGTCTCACATATGGTGGAGGAAGCCGCGGGTCTCCTCGGGAGCGTTGACTCGCTCGTTCATACTGCTGGCGGGTATTTCAAGAAGGAGACAATTGAAAATGTCGACAGCGCTTTTTTCACCGGCGCGCTGCTCAACAATGCACTGACCTTCTATAATACAGTCAGGTCGACCGTTGGTTACCTCAGGCGAAGCGGGCACGGTTCCATAGTCGCAGTTTCTGCCGCGCCAAACGTGTATCTGAACGGCAACGTGGCGTATGCGGCAGGAAAGGGCAGCGTGCATTTCATGGTGAAACAGCTTGCTGCCGAACTCCTGCAGGACAACATAACTGTCAACGGCGTCTCCCCTGGATTCTTCAACAGAGGCGACGGCAGCTTCCCGGACAAGGGTACCAGACTCTTGCATAAGGGACGGCTTCCCACCGAGAACATAGCAAAAACAGTATCGTACCTGTTGGATAATCCACTTATCACAGGCCAGCTGATAGAAGTGGACGGCGGACATTCCACAAGCATACAGTCAGGTCTGTGA
- a CDS encoding thiolase family protein, with translation MAAIVSAGFSRFGKRKEGIMDLAAESALPVSRKYRDSIDFVLVSNCYSGEFNDMSGLNNLVTTFLSLDAVPSIRIDNTSGSGGAGLLSAVSLIESNMAKAVLVIGVEKMSGKPTKDVTKIISSLLGEREKAAGPSLPSLAGLLTKLYMSEFGATRESIAQVAVKNHINGAMNPNAHIQKVLTLEQVLQSAVIIDPLRLFEISPISDGSTSLLVVPDDQAESYTEKPVYVKGIGMSSECAHLTDRKTFTDIPSVRRAGEIAKRQSGVERPDFAELHDMATILEIVQTESLGFFGRGEGWKAVAEGATEIGGELPVNTSGGLNSKGHPIGATGVAQAAEVFLQLRNEAGQRQVKNPENGMAMNMAGFGNSATAAIMGVSK, from the coding sequence ATGGCTGCCATCGTGTCTGCGGGTTTCAGCAGGTTTGGCAAGAGAAAAGAGGGCATCATGGATCTGGCTGCGGAATCTGCGCTGCCTGTTTCGAGGAAATACAGGGACAGCATCGACTTCGTGCTCGTCTCAAACTGCTATTCTGGAGAGTTCAACGACATGTCCGGGCTGAACAACCTCGTCACAACTTTTCTCTCTCTGGATGCAGTGCCTTCAATCAGGATAGACAACACGAGCGGCAGCGGCGGCGCTGGGCTGTTGTCGGCTGTGTCGCTCATTGAATCGAACATGGCCAAAGCCGTCCTCGTCATCGGCGTCGAGAAGATGTCAGGGAAACCGACAAAGGATGTAACGAAGATCATTTCATCGCTGCTGGGTGAGAGGGAGAAGGCAGCTGGTCCGTCACTCCCGTCGCTTGCGGGCCTTCTCACAAAACTCTACATGAGTGAATTCGGTGCAACCAGGGAGTCGATAGCACAGGTCGCAGTCAAGAATCATATAAACGGTGCAATGAACCCGAATGCACACATACAGAAGGTGCTGACGCTCGAGCAGGTGCTGCAGTCAGCCGTCATCATAGATCCGCTGAGGCTGTTTGAGATCAGCCCGATAAGCGACGGTTCAACTTCGCTTCTCGTTGTGCCTGACGATCAGGCGGAGAGCTATACAGAAAAACCGGTCTATGTGAAGGGCATAGGAATGTCTTCTGAGTGCGCACATCTCACAGACAGGAAGACATTCACAGACATACCGTCTGTCAGGAGGGCTGGTGAAATAGCGAAGCGGCAATCGGGCGTGGAGCGCCCCGACTTCGCAGAGTTGCACGACATGGCCACCATACTCGAGATAGTGCAGACGGAATCTCTTGGCTTTTTCGGAAGGGGAGAGGGATGGAAGGCTGTTGCCGAAGGAGCCACTGAAATAGGTGGGGAGCTGCCCGTAAATACGAGCGGCGGTCTGAACTCGAAGGGGCATCCGATAGGCGCAACAGGCGTCGCACAGGCGGCGGAAGTCTTTCTCCAGCTCAGGAACGAGGCAGGGCAGCGCCAGGTGAAGAATCCGGAGAACGGCATGGCGATGAACATGGCAGGATTCGGCAATTCGGCAACGGCGGCAATCATGGGGGTCAGCAAATGA
- a CDS encoding MFS transporter: MTGGYSSGDRMDASAKHVFWASYFGWLLDGYDTTIYAFVLFSSLAYLLPHSGITHLSPAITAHYGLIFFAIFLVGWGTAFTFGPLADKIGRMKTLGIAILLYAVGTFFSGFSYNITEFGIARFIAGFGLGAEWFIGGTGVSEVFPEKSRHVWAGRFHSAWYAGFILAAITTPLLLLYVFKGASGWRAIFYIGIIPAVILAYIRLAAKEPEVWQNKKTKFGSKMNMSTSFKTLFSKQYWKTTVLLVLVMVPVITGLYGGTLFAPTAITDLVHATFTPTTVATWYVVLGGTIISGMTLIFCLVMPYMVRRMGRKATLGIFMAFMIIGLVTAFGIAFTSNNLYLFLMLAVFLGIGGADFSVFSLWVPEIYPTEARAGGFAVITALGRYAGAGLVFVIAALITAVGLGESLAYASVAFIIGMVLLVFVKEDRYKQLDRTVDKMALEADAD, encoded by the coding sequence ATGACGGGGGGTTATTCATCCGGAGACAGAATGGATGCGTCCGCGAAACATGTTTTTTGGGCGAGTTATTTTGGATGGCTGCTTGATGGTTATGACACCACGATCTATGCGTTTGTGCTATTTTCGTCGCTGGCATATCTTTTGCCGCATAGCGGAATTACGCACCTGAGCCCGGCTATTACCGCTCACTACGGACTCATCTTTTTTGCAATATTTCTGGTGGGATGGGGAACTGCATTCACCTTTGGTCCGCTGGCTGACAAAATAGGCAGAATGAAAACGCTTGGCATCGCAATCCTGCTGTATGCGGTTGGAACGTTTTTCTCAGGATTCTCATATAATATCACCGAATTTGGAATAGCCAGATTCATCGCTGGATTTGGCCTCGGCGCCGAATGGTTCATTGGTGGAACAGGTGTTTCGGAAGTATTCCCTGAAAAGAGCAGACATGTGTGGGCCGGGCGATTCCACAGCGCCTGGTACGCTGGCTTTATTCTGGCAGCCATTACCACGCCGCTGCTTCTCCTCTATGTATTCAAAGGAGCAAGCGGATGGAGGGCAATCTTCTACATCGGCATAATTCCGGCCGTTATACTCGCATATATCAGGCTGGCGGCTAAAGAGCCGGAAGTCTGGCAGAACAAGAAGACCAAGTTCGGTTCAAAAATGAACATGTCAACGTCATTCAAGACACTATTTTCGAAGCAGTACTGGAAGACGACGGTCCTGTTAGTTCTCGTCATGGTGCCGGTGATAACAGGACTCTACGGCGGCACCCTCTTTGCACCTACTGCGATAACAGATCTCGTTCACGCTACATTTACCCCGACTACGGTAGCCACATGGTATGTAGTTCTCGGAGGAACGATTATATCCGGAATGACACTGATATTCTGTCTTGTCATGCCGTACATGGTCCGGAGGATGGGCAGGAAAGCAACGCTTGGAATATTCATGGCATTCATGATTATCGGACTTGTTACGGCGTTCGGGATTGCATTCACATCAAATAACCTGTACCTGTTCCTGATGCTGGCGGTCTTCCTGGGCATAGGAGGGGCCGACTTCTCTGTATTCTCACTCTGGGTGCCGGAAATATATCCAACCGAGGCAAGAGCAGGCGGTTTTGCCGTGATAACCGCGCTCGGCAGATATGCGGGAGCAGGGCTGGTATTCGTGATAGCAGCGCTTATAACAGCGGTGGGACTCGGCGAGTCTCTGGCCTATGCCTCGGTCGCGTTCATCATAGGCATGGTACTGCTGGTCTTCGTCAAGGAAGACAGGTACAAGCAACTTGACAGAACCGTGGATAAGATGGCTCTGGAAGCAGATGCCGATTAG
- a CDS encoding amidohydrolase family protein, translated as MTQSRSESDGRLNTILVRNINIVYPENEGEDIVLRTSCVFIKDGRIAAVDEAISDTKADIVIDGTGKWLVPGYIDTHVHFFQSANPYTRPDVIDLTKLVPYEHENARNRARLHATLHTWLACGVTGVMDMGGPFWNFKVRDEADKLEDAPQVLVTGPLFSMIADAPLELDDPPIIKVSTVDEVRTLAERQLVHKPNWLKVWFIHMPQDDLAGQEEVVKEVGRLAHEAGLPMAVHATELETAKAALRSGADILVHSVSDKPVDDEFLRLAAERRVIYSPTLYVPRGYAEVLSRNWKPTREEERFGDPEILAHMQDVERLSESDIPERILPVFRSKGEASPPAMLARWQTAEQNLMRVWNSGITVALATDAGNIGTLHGPSIFREMALMAHAGLSPAQILRCVTTNGAKAMGLEGEVGRIAVGYRADMVILNSNPLETIENASDIAHVIRNGRIFSAEELISNR; from the coding sequence TTGACGCAATCCAGATCGGAGAGTGACGGGCGCCTGAACACCATCCTTGTCAGGAACATCAACATAGTTTATCCTGAAAACGAAGGAGAGGATATTGTACTGCGGACCTCGTGCGTGTTCATAAAGGACGGGCGAATTGCAGCGGTCGATGAGGCAATATCTGATACGAAAGCGGACATCGTCATTGACGGCACTGGCAAATGGCTGGTACCCGGCTACATAGACACGCATGTCCATTTCTTCCAATCCGCGAATCCTTACACGAGACCAGATGTGATAGATCTGACGAAGCTCGTGCCTTATGAGCATGAAAATGCCAGAAACCGTGCAAGGCTCCACGCGACTCTGCACACATGGCTTGCATGCGGCGTAACCGGCGTCATGGATATGGGTGGTCCATTTTGGAATTTCAAAGTGAGGGACGAAGCGGATAAACTGGAAGATGCTCCGCAAGTTCTGGTTACGGGTCCCCTTTTCTCGATGATAGCCGATGCGCCATTGGAACTGGATGATCCTCCGATCATTAAGGTATCGACCGTGGACGAAGTGAGGACTCTCGCCGAAAGACAACTGGTGCATAAGCCCAACTGGCTGAAAGTGTGGTTCATCCACATGCCCCAGGACGATCTCGCCGGGCAGGAGGAAGTAGTGAAGGAGGTGGGCAGACTCGCACATGAAGCAGGACTGCCGATGGCTGTTCACGCTACCGAGTTGGAGACGGCCAAGGCCGCCCTGAGGAGCGGCGCGGACATTCTGGTGCACTCAGTGAGCGACAAGCCAGTGGACGACGAGTTCTTGCGCCTCGCCGCTGAGCGGCGTGTAATCTACTCACCCACGCTTTACGTGCCGAGAGGCTACGCCGAGGTGCTCTCCCGCAACTGGAAACCCACACGTGAGGAAGAGCGATTCGGCGATCCCGAGATACTTGCCCATATGCAGGATGTGGAGAGACTGTCGGAGTCAGATATTCCGGAGAGAATCTTGCCTGTGTTCAGGTCGAAAGGTGAAGCATCGCCGCCTGCAATGCTTGCCAGGTGGCAAACCGCCGAGCAGAACCTGATGCGTGTATGGAATAGTGGTATAACAGTGGCCTTGGCTACTGATGCAGGTAACATTGGCACGTTGCATGGTCCTTCCATATTTCGCGAGATGGCTCTCATGGCGCATGCTGGTTTGAGTCCTGCTCAGATACTGAGGTGTGTTACGACAAACGGAGCGAAAGCAATGGGACTGGAAGGGGAAGTCGGCCGGATAGCCGTCGGTTATCGGGCTGATATGGTTATTCTTAACTCCAATCCGCTGGAGACGATCGAAAACGCGAGTGACATCGCGCACGTGATCAGGAATGGGCGGATTTTTTCCGCAGAAGAACTGATATCCAACAGGTGA